In Sulfitobacter sp. W027, a single window of DNA contains:
- a CDS encoding LysR family transcriptional regulator: MHIEFRHLRTIKAIHEAGGLARAAEQMNITQSALSHQVKGLEDQAGVELFVRRSKPLKLSPAGQRLLKLAQQVLPQVEALQDEFSGLRAGSTGRMHIAIECHACFEWLFPVLEQFRRHWSDVDVDIRPGLAFDALPALLREEVDLVVSSDPEELPGVEFVELFDYNPVFVASQSHPLAEKPFVEAADFRGETLITYPVERSRLDVFSQLLIPAKVEPAAIRQVELTAVILLLVASNRGVSVLPDWVVREVKYSSDYVTRPLTAQGITRRLYAAVRKDDLGKPFMTELLKLAGQEARKLQQA, translated from the coding sequence ATGCACATTGAGTTCCGACATCTGCGCACAATCAAGGCCATTCACGAGGCGGGCGGGCTGGCCCGCGCGGCGGAACAGATGAATATCACGCAATCAGCCTTAAGCCACCAAGTGAAGGGGCTGGAGGATCAGGCTGGGGTCGAGCTTTTTGTGCGGCGCTCGAAACCGCTGAAACTCTCGCCTGCCGGGCAGCGCTTGCTCAAACTGGCACAGCAAGTTTTGCCGCAGGTCGAGGCCCTGCAGGATGAATTCTCGGGCCTGCGGGCAGGCAGCACCGGGCGGATGCATATCGCCATTGAGTGTCATGCCTGTTTTGAATGGCTTTTCCCGGTGCTGGAGCAGTTCCGGCGGCATTGGTCGGATGTGGATGTCGATATCCGCCCCGGTCTGGCTTTTGACGCTTTACCCGCGCTGCTGCGCGAGGAAGTGGATTTGGTGGTATCGTCGGATCCCGAAGAATTGCCGGGCGTCGAGTTTGTCGAACTTTTTGATTACAATCCGGTTTTTGTGGCGTCCCAGAGCCACCCATTGGCCGAGAAACCTTTTGTCGAGGCAGCGGATTTTCGCGGTGAGACGCTGATTACCTATCCGGTAGAGCGCTCGCGGTTGGATGTGTTCAGCCAGTTATTGATCCCGGCTAAGGTCGAGCCTGCTGCGATCCGGCAGGTGGAACTGACGGCGGTAATCTTGCTCTTGGTAGCGTCGAATAGGGGGGTGTCTGTCTTGCCCGATTGGGTGGTGCGTGAGGTGAAATATTCCTCCGACTACGTAACGCGGCCCCTGACAGCGCAGGGCATTACGCGCAGGCTTTACGCGGCGGTGCGCAAGGATGATTTGGGTAAGCCGTTTATGACTGAGTTGCTAAAACTGGCCGGGCAGGAGGCGCGGAAGTTGCAGCAGGCCTAA
- a CDS encoding methylenetetrahydrofolate reductase: MTTPAVSFEVFPPRTVGAAFKLWDAAQALAPLAPRFFSVTYGAGGTTRDLTHDSAHVLHRTSGLPVAGHLTCVGASRAETMDVAEKFAEAGIKDIVALRGDPQAGTDKFQPHPEGFADSCELIEALAKTGKFTIRVGAYPDPHPEAADQQANIDWLKRKFDAGADEALTQFFFEAETFLRFRDACVKAGIDKPITPGILPVVNWTSARKFAVKCGTPVPEWVDQAYDAAIRDDRHDLLAQALCTELCSDLIDEGVDALHFYTLNRAELTRDVCRAIGVTPQVDLSDVA; encoded by the coding sequence ATGACCACGCCTGCTGTTTCCTTCGAAGTCTTCCCGCCCCGCACAGTCGGCGCGGCGTTCAAACTGTGGGATGCAGCTCAGGCGCTGGCCCCACTTGCGCCGCGCTTCTTCTCGGTCACCTATGGCGCAGGCGGCACCACCCGCGATCTGACCCATGATTCGGCCCATGTATTGCACCGCACATCTGGCTTGCCGGTAGCCGGCCACCTAACCTGCGTCGGCGCAAGTCGCGCAGAGACGATGGACGTCGCCGAGAAATTTGCCGAAGCGGGCATCAAAGACATCGTCGCCCTGCGCGGCGATCCGCAGGCGGGCACCGATAAGTTCCAGCCGCATCCCGAAGGCTTTGCCGACAGTTGTGAGTTGATCGAAGCGCTGGCTAAAACCGGCAAATTCACCATTCGGGTCGGCGCCTACCCTGATCCGCACCCCGAAGCGGCGGACCAGCAGGCCAATATCGACTGGCTGAAACGCAAGTTCGACGCCGGTGCCGATGAAGCACTGACGCAGTTCTTCTTTGAAGCCGAAACCTTCCTGCGTTTCCGCGATGCTTGCGTCAAAGCGGGTATCGACAAGCCGATCACGCCGGGCATCCTGCCGGTGGTCAACTGGACCTCGGCGCGCAAATTTGCGGTGAAATGCGGCACGCCAGTGCCCGAATGGGTCGATCAAGCCTATGACGCGGCCATCCGAGATGATCGCCACGACCTGCTGGCCCAAGCCCTCTGCACCGAGTTGTGCAGCGATCTGATCGACGAAGGCGTCGACGCCCTGCACTTCTACACGCTCAACCGTGCCGAGCTTACCCGCGATGTCTGCCGTGCCATTGGCGTGACCCCGCAGGTCGACCTTTCGGACGTCGCGTAA
- a CDS encoding PaaI family thioesterase, with protein MPRIAQSPADLLSQSEALKLSGLEFMQAILDGTNPGPPIGQTMGYALHSVKDGRIVFRGAPSFAMTNPMGTVHGGWYGTLLDSAMACAVMTKVPRGSVYTTLEYKINILRGLPVGMEIDCIGVTDHVGRSTGVAHGEIRGVEDGKLYATGSTTCIVMKLG; from the coding sequence ATGCCCCGCATCGCCCAAAGCCCTGCTGACCTTCTGTCTCAATCCGAGGCCCTGAAACTTTCGGGGTTGGAGTTCATGCAGGCGATCCTCGACGGCACCAACCCCGGCCCGCCCATCGGTCAGACCATGGGCTACGCGCTGCACTCTGTCAAAGACGGCCGTATTGTCTTTCGCGGGGCGCCCAGTTTCGCCATGACCAACCCAATGGGCACGGTGCATGGAGGCTGGTACGGGACGCTGCTCGACTCAGCAATGGCCTGCGCCGTCATGACAAAAGTTCCCCGCGGGTCGGTCTACACCACTCTGGAATACAAAATTAACATACTGCGCGGCTTGCCCGTGGGGATGGAAATCGATTGCATCGGGGTAACCGACCATGTCGGCCGTTCTACCGGTGTGGCGCATGGGGAAATTCGCGGGGTTGAAGATGGCAAACTCTACGCCACAGGTTCGACCACGTGCATCGTCATGAAGTTGGGTTAG
- a CDS encoding GNAT family N-acetyltransferase: protein MENIEIRSFDQGDRDWLIAQHQKHYAREEGFDDSFGVLVTEIIDNFLNIHDPICERGWIAQRGDQRLGSIFCVKLDDQRAKLRLFLLVPEVRGLGLGHRMLKYCMGFARAQGYAAMQLWTHESHRAAGALYRRSGWRLTDSRPVISFGKANVEQTWEILL, encoded by the coding sequence ATGGAAAACATTGAGATTCGCAGCTTTGACCAAGGGGACCGTGACTGGCTTATCGCCCAGCATCAGAAGCATTATGCCCGCGAGGAAGGGTTCGATGACAGCTTTGGTGTTCTGGTCACAGAGATCATTGATAATTTTCTCAACATTCACGACCCCATCTGCGAGAGGGGCTGGATCGCCCAACGTGGGGATCAGCGCTTAGGGTCGATCTTTTGTGTGAAGCTCGACGACCAGCGGGCAAAGCTGCGGCTGTTCTTGCTGGTGCCCGAGGTACGGGGGCTTGGGCTGGGCCACCGGATGCTGAAATATTGCATGGGGTTCGCCCGCGCGCAGGGTTATGCGGCGATGCAACTATGGACACACGAATCCCACCGCGCAGCAGGCGCGCTTTACCGGCGGAGCGGCTGGCGACTGACCGACAGCCGCCCGGTTATTTCCTTTGGCAAAGCCAACGTCGAACAGACATGGGAGATTCTGCTCTAA
- a CDS encoding DUF6324 family protein, translating into MGIDTERDIEANLQIGPTDKGMVRLFVEGGGVEIPMDFTPDEAREIAEEIMAAASRAGKKGR; encoded by the coding sequence ATGGGCATCGACACCGAACGCGACATCGAAGCAAACCTGCAAATTGGCCCGACCGACAAAGGGATGGTCCGTCTCTTTGTTGAAGGTGGCGGTGTGGAAATCCCGATGGATTTCACCCCGGATGAAGCCCGCGAGATCGCGGAAGAGATCATGGCCGCTGCAAGCCGCGCAGGCAAAAAGGGCCGATAG
- a CDS encoding MmcB family DNA repair protein, with protein MFIFVPMMERDIQRFQPGQLLARGVMRHLADLGFACVEELVPARGLRVDVMALGPKGEIWIVECKSCRADFTGDAKWEGYLEWADRFFWAVDSDFPVDLLPEESGLIIGDAYGAEIVRMSDETKLAPARRKVMVQKFATHAARRLHRLRDPDMAPNWS; from the coding sequence ATGTTCATATTTGTCCCTATGATGGAGAGAGACATACAAAGGTTTCAGCCCGGTCAGCTTTTGGCGCGGGGGGTGATGCGACATTTGGCCGATCTCGGTTTCGCCTGCGTCGAGGAATTGGTTCCGGCACGGGGCTTGCGCGTCGATGTGATGGCGCTTGGCCCTAAGGGAGAGATTTGGATCGTCGAATGTAAATCCTGCCGCGCCGATTTCACGGGCGACGCAAAATGGGAGGGCTATTTAGAATGGGCTGACCGGTTTTTTTGGGCCGTCGACAGCGATTTCCCTGTCGATCTGCTGCCAGAGGAAAGCGGCCTCATCATCGGTGACGCCTATGGGGCCGAGATTGTGCGAATGAGCGATGAGACCAAGCTTGCGCCCGCCCGGCGCAAGGTGATGGTGCAAAAGTTCGCGACCCATGCCGCCCGGCGACTGCACAGGCTGCGCGATCCCGACATGGCGCCGAACTGGTCTTGA
- the nusB gene encoding transcription antitermination factor NusB, producing the protein MTSNALSGNQKRKMKSASRLYAVQALFQMEHSAQTVDVVRHEFIDHRFGAVYEGDEMQEGDVDHFSRVLEDAVNYQAPIDQMANRAIVAKWAIARIDPTLRALFRAAGAEFRHDDTPPRVVIKEYVDVAHAFFPNGREPSFVNAVLDHMAREARPEAF; encoded by the coding sequence ATGACCAGCAACGCGCTTTCGGGCAATCAGAAACGTAAGATGAAGTCGGCTTCGCGGCTCTATGCCGTGCAGGCGTTGTTCCAGATGGAGCATTCCGCGCAGACCGTCGATGTCGTGCGTCACGAGTTCATCGACCACCGTTTTGGTGCCGTCTATGAGGGCGACGAGATGCAGGAGGGGGACGTCGATCACTTCTCTCGCGTGCTCGAAGATGCGGTAAACTATCAAGCGCCGATCGACCAGATGGCCAACCGGGCTATTGTGGCGAAATGGGCCATTGCTCGCATCGACCCGACGCTGCGCGCGCTGTTCCGCGCCGCCGGGGCCGAGTTCCGCCATGATGACACGCCGCCGCGCGTGGTAATCAAAGAATACGTCGACGTGGCCCATGCGTTCTTCCCCAATGGGCGCGAGCCGAGCTTTGTCAACGCCGTGCTTGACCATATGGCACGCGAAGCGCGTCCCGAGGCCTTTTAA
- a CDS encoding 6,7-dimethyl-8-ribityllumazine synthase, whose amino-acid sequence MAAAEEHTILPRPSFDEPVKLLIVVSPYYSDIANGLLTGAKAELEAAGATYEVIEMPGALEIPTAIGISDRGSNFDGYVALGCVIRGETTHYETVCNDSSRALQLLGLQGLCIGNGILTVENKKQAEVRADPAGQNKGGGAAAAALHLIELARKWGRQSKGIGFKPFGQDTLMAGDTDGSNIA is encoded by the coding sequence ATGGCTGCTGCCGAAGAACACACCATCCTGCCGCGCCCCAGCTTCGACGAACCGGTGAAGCTGCTGATCGTCGTCTCGCCCTATTACTCGGACATCGCGAACGGTCTGTTGACCGGCGCCAAGGCCGAGCTTGAGGCCGCGGGCGCGACCTATGAGGTCATTGAGATGCCCGGCGCGTTGGAGATTCCCACCGCCATCGGCATTTCCGACCGGGGCAGCAATTTCGACGGCTATGTCGCGCTTGGTTGTGTGATCCGTGGCGAGACGACGCATTACGAAACCGTCTGCAACGACAGCAGCCGCGCCTTGCAACTGCTTGGTCTGCAAGGGCTTTGCATCGGCAACGGCATTCTGACGGTCGAGAACAAAAAACAGGCCGAGGTCCGCGCCGACCCTGCGGGGCAAAACAAAGGCGGTGGCGCGGCGGCTGCGGCCTTGCATCTTATCGAGCTCGCTCGTAAATGGGGCCGCCAGAGCAAGGGCATCGGGTTCAAGCCATTCGGGCAGGACACTTTGATGGCCGGCGACACGGACGGATCAAACATCGCATGA
- the ribB gene encoding 3,4-dihydroxy-2-butanone-4-phosphate synthase — protein MQFDKPGPVETGLSDAISSIEEIIEDARQGRMFILVDHEDRENEGDLVIPAQFADAAAINFMATHGRGLICLPMTSARVDHLGLPMMAVNNSSRHETAFTVSIEAREGVSTGISAADRALTVAVAISEQAGSADIATPGHVFPLRARDGGVLVRAGHTEAAVDISRLAGLHPSGVICEIMKDDGEMARLPDLVEFAAEHGLKIGTISDLITYRHKHDNLLVERDSRTVTSAYGGDWQMRVFSDQITGTDHVVLTKGDISTPQPVLIRTHAINALEDILGLGPSPADELPRAMQIIADEGRGAVVLFRDPYPRLKLDPEDDDRPRTIKRTGLGAQILSSMGLHELVLLTDNPDTRYLGLDAYALEIVGTRPITTE, from the coding sequence ATGCAATTTGACAAACCCGGACCGGTCGAGACAGGGCTGAGCGACGCGATTTCTTCGATCGAAGAGATCATCGAAGACGCACGCCAAGGCCGTATGTTCATTCTGGTGGACCACGAGGACCGCGAGAACGAAGGCGATCTGGTGATCCCGGCGCAGTTTGCCGATGCCGCGGCGATCAACTTCATGGCGACCCACGGGCGCGGGCTGATCTGTCTGCCGATGACCTCGGCGCGGGTTGATCACCTCGGCCTGCCGATGATGGCGGTGAACAACTCCTCGCGGCATGAAACGGCATTCACCGTTAGTATTGAAGCGCGTGAAGGCGTGAGCACGGGTATCTCCGCCGCCGACCGCGCGCTGACCGTGGCGGTGGCGATCTCTGAGCAAGCGGGCTCGGCGGATATCGCCACCCCCGGCCATGTCTTCCCCCTGCGCGCCCGTGATGGTGGCGTGCTGGTGCGGGCAGGGCATACCGAAGCGGCAGTCGATATTTCGCGACTTGCGGGGCTGCACCCTTCGGGCGTGATCTGCGAGATCATGAAAGACGATGGCGAAATGGCCCGTCTGCCCGATCTGGTGGAATTCGCCGCCGAACACGGGCTCAAGATCGGCACGATCAGCGATCTCATCACCTACCGCCACAAGCATGACAACCTGCTGGTTGAGCGGGACAGCCGCACCGTGACCTCGGCCTATGGCGGCGACTGGCAGATGCGGGTGTTCTCCGATCAGATCACCGGCACCGACCATGTGGTGCTGACCAAGGGCGATATCTCAACCCCCCAGCCGGTGCTGATCCGGACCCATGCGATCAATGCGCTGGAGGATATCCTCGGCCTCGGCCCCAGCCCGGCGGATGAATTGCCCCGCGCAATGCAGATCATCGCTGATGAGGGCCGCGGCGCTGTTGTGCTGTTCCGCGATCCTTATCCGCGCCTCAAGCTGGACCCAGAGGATGACGACCGCCCGCGCACGATCAAACGCACCGGGCTGGGCGCGCAGATCCTGTCGTCGATGGGACTGCATGAACTGGTCCTGCTGACCGACAATCCCGACACGCGCTATCTGGGCCTCGACGCCTATGCGCTGGAAATCGTGGGCACCCGGCCCATCACCACGGAGTAA
- a CDS encoding riboflavin synthase: protein MFTGIITDVGTVTKLEQEGDLRARIQTRYDTSGIDMGASIASDGVCLTVVGLGDDWYEVQISAETVSKTNLGKHWAEGRRVNLERALKVGDELGGHIVSGHVDGVAEIIEMKDEGDSTRVTLRAPKELARFIAQKGSVALNGTSLTVNDVDGCNFGINFIPHTKEVTTWGDARVGDLVNLEIDTLARYVARLNEM, encoded by the coding sequence ATGTTCACCGGCATTATCACCGACGTTGGCACCGTGACCAAGCTGGAGCAGGAAGGCGATCTGCGCGCGCGTATCCAGACGCGTTATGACACTTCTGGTATCGACATGGGGGCGTCGATCGCCAGCGATGGGGTCTGCCTGACGGTCGTGGGACTGGGCGATGATTGGTACGAGGTGCAGATCAGCGCCGAGACTGTATCCAAGACCAACCTCGGCAAGCATTGGGCCGAAGGGCGGCGCGTGAACCTTGAGCGGGCGTTGAAGGTGGGCGACGAGCTGGGCGGGCATATCGTCTCGGGCCATGTTGATGGCGTGGCCGAGATTATTGAGATGAAAGATGAGGGCGACAGCACCCGCGTTACGCTTCGCGCGCCAAAGGAACTGGCGCGGTTCATCGCGCAAAAGGGCTCGGTCGCGCTGAATGGCACCTCGCTGACGGTGAATGACGTCGATGGCTGCAATTTTGGCATCAACTTCATTCCGCATACCAAAGAGGTGACCACTTGGGGTGACGCACGCGTGGGTGATCTGGTGAACCTCGAAATCGACACGCTGGCCCGTTACGTGGCACGCCTGAACGAGATGTGA
- a CDS encoding capsule biosynthesis protein has product MTVTAAPTRTFLFLQGPHGPFFNSLGKMLRRAGAEVWRVGFNAGDRAFWFHPSTYIPYRGTVEDWPQTFATLLGEKQVTDIVLYGDTRPIHAEAVAEAKRRGITVHVFEEGYMRPYWVTYERGGSNGNSRLMEMTIPQMQAALARSDMEAPLPPGHWGDMRHHIFYGALYHWFVMFRNGDYRNFKPHRSLPVTKEFRLYLKRLLLMPVLAADRLLATLKIRLGGFPYHLALLQLEHDSSFQKHSPFNTMADFLELVIEGFAKGAPQHHHLVIKAHPLEDGRVPVRRDVKRLARTYGVSDRVHFVRGGKLAQLLNDTRSAVTVNSTAGQQVLWRGIPLKVFGRAVYSQPEFVSEQPLPEFFATATRPDNRAYKDYRRYLLETSQVPGGFYAARGRRQLLRQVVDMMLAPDDPYDALEQGTAAPRQQLRVVT; this is encoded by the coding sequence ATGACCGTGACCGCCGCCCCGACCAGAACCTTCCTGTTCCTGCAAGGCCCGCACGGCCCTTTCTTCAACAGTCTGGGCAAGATGCTGCGCCGGGCCGGCGCTGAGGTCTGGCGCGTAGGGTTCAACGCGGGCGACCGGGCCTTTTGGTTTCATCCTTCGACCTACATCCCCTATCGCGGCACGGTCGAGGACTGGCCCCAGACTTTTGCGACCCTGCTGGGCGAAAAGCAGGTCACCGATATCGTGCTCTACGGCGACACGCGGCCCATCCACGCCGAAGCAGTGGCCGAGGCCAAGCGCCGGGGCATCACCGTGCATGTCTTTGAGGAAGGCTACATGCGGCCCTATTGGGTCACCTATGAGCGCGGCGGGTCGAACGGCAACTCGCGCCTGATGGAGATGACCATCCCACAGATGCAGGCAGCGCTGGCGCGCTCGGACATGGAAGCCCCCCTGCCCCCGGGCCATTGGGGCGACATGCGCCATCACATCTTCTACGGCGCACTTTACCACTGGTTCGTGATGTTCCGAAACGGCGATTACCGCAATTTCAAACCACATCGCAGCCTGCCGGTGACCAAGGAATTCCGCCTCTACCTCAAGCGTTTATTGCTGATGCCGGTACTTGCCGCCGACCGTCTACTGGCCACGCTGAAAATCCGGCTGGGCGGCTTCCCCTATCATCTGGCGCTGCTGCAACTGGAGCATGACTCCTCTTTCCAGAAACACTCACCCTTCAACACAATGGCAGATTTCCTTGAACTGGTGATCGAAGGTTTCGCCAAGGGCGCGCCGCAGCATCACCACCTCGTCATCAAGGCGCATCCATTGGAGGATGGTCGCGTGCCGGTGCGGCGCGATGTCAAACGGTTGGCCCGCACGTATGGGGTTTCTGACCGTGTGCACTTCGTACGCGGCGGCAAGCTGGCGCAGCTGCTCAACGACACGCGCAGCGCGGTCACAGTAAATTCCACCGCCGGGCAACAGGTGCTCTGGCGCGGCATCCCGCTCAAAGTCTTTGGTCGGGCGGTCTATTCTCAGCCTGAGTTCGTATCGGAGCAGCCCTTGCCGGAATTCTTTGCCACGGCCACCCGCCCCGACAACCGCGCCTATAAGGATTACCGCCGCTATCTGCTTGAAACCTCTCAGGTTCCGGGCGGCTTCTATGCTGCGCGGGGGCGGCGTCAGTTGCTGCGCCAAGTGGTCGATATGATGCTCGCGCCCGACGATCCATATGATGCGCTGGAACAGGGCACCGCGGCCCCTCGGCAACAGTTGCGGGTCGTCACCTGA
- a CDS encoding polysaccharide biosynthesis/export family protein, with translation MKSVTFRWARPVAALAALAVISSCGLPQVGPNKRQIYAGSVQREGDAFVVAVNDRVTRAIAVAPALGFSESFKNAGRVGSDTIQPGDILGITVYENVDDPLLGVEGAPATLLEEVQVDGAGFIFIPYAGRIRAAGNTPEAIRRIITQKLGEQTPDPQVEVRRAAGDGSTVSLIGSIGAQGVYPIERPTRTLAAMLARAGGVTIIPEIAQVTVIRGGQRGKIWFQDLYDHPELDIALRPGDRILVEEDTRSFTALGATGGQARVPFESQNLSLLEGIAQVGGLSPISADPTGVFVFRNEPEEVAEQVLGRSDLTGAQRMVYVTDLTKPNGMFMARDFVIRDGDTIYVTEAPFTQWSKVISAITGTAGSADSISSLTSG, from the coding sequence GTGAAATCCGTAACATTCCGGTGGGCGCGTCCCGTCGCAGCATTGGCGGCATTGGCCGTCATCTCATCTTGTGGCTTGCCACAGGTCGGGCCGAACAAACGGCAGATTTACGCAGGATCCGTACAGCGCGAGGGCGACGCCTTTGTCGTGGCCGTGAACGACCGCGTGACCCGCGCCATCGCCGTGGCCCCCGCACTCGGCTTTTCGGAAAGCTTCAAAAACGCGGGCCGGGTCGGTTCTGACACGATTCAGCCGGGTGATATTCTTGGCATTACCGTCTACGAAAACGTTGACGACCCGCTACTGGGTGTCGAAGGCGCCCCTGCCACCCTGCTTGAAGAAGTGCAGGTCGATGGCGCGGGCTTTATCTTTATCCCCTACGCCGGCCGGATCCGCGCTGCGGGCAATACGCCCGAGGCCATCCGACGCATCATCACCCAGAAGTTGGGCGAGCAGACCCCCGATCCGCAGGTCGAAGTGCGCCGCGCCGCAGGCGATGGCTCGACCGTATCACTGATCGGCTCCATCGGCGCGCAGGGCGTTTATCCGATTGAGCGCCCCACCCGCACTCTGGCCGCCATGCTGGCGCGCGCAGGTGGTGTGACCATCATTCCCGAAATTGCACAGGTGACCGTGATCCGTGGCGGGCAGCGCGGCAAAATCTGGTTCCAAGACCTCTACGACCACCCCGAACTCGACATCGCACTGCGCCCCGGCGACCGTATCTTGGTTGAGGAAGACACCCGCTCTTTCACCGCCCTCGGTGCCACCGGCGGTCAGGCGCGCGTGCCCTTTGAGTCGCAAAACCTATCGCTGCTAGAAGGCATCGCACAGGTTGGCGGGCTCAGCCCGATCTCTGCTGATCCCACAGGTGTCTTCGTCTTCCGCAACGAGCCCGAAGAGGTCGCCGAGCAGGTGCTGGGCCGCAGCGACCTGACAGGCGCGCAGCGTATGGTCTATGTGACCGATCTGACCAAACCCAACGGCATGTTCATGGCCCGTGACTTTGTAATCCGCGACGGTGACACAATCTATGTGACCGAAGCGCCCTTTACCCAGTGGAGCAAGGTAATCTCGGCCATCACCGGCACCGCAGGGTCGGCAGACAGCATCTCATCGCTTACCAGCGGCTGA
- a CDS encoding capsular polysaccharide biosynthesis protein: MSGHSLRLGLPGPGDAVAVWGNSPTAHRGLAVAAKRDVPVIRVEDAWLRSLHPGRAGEPPLGLLIDSRGAHFDPAQPSDLEELLAHHPLDDTALLNRARGGMAQLAEAHLTKYAGFDADTPAPDPGYVLVIDQTRGDASVTASGADRGRFLEMLVFAQEEHPGARVIIKSHPETAQGYRAGHYGPEDTNDRITLLTDPVSPWTLFEGAVGVYTVSSQMGFEAIFAGHKPRVFGQPFYAGWGLTEDEIPVQRRQRRLTRAQLFAAAMILYPTWYDPYRDRLGSFETAVTSLAAQARAWREDHAGWDAWGMRLWKRRPLQQFFGQPTPIRFRKGPPEAPAPPRRAMVWASKADTAPRDAFQVEDGFLRSRGLGAELVPPLSLVCDNLGIYYDPEGPSRLEKWIEKRAVLRSDQHVRARALIETLTGAGLSKYNLGGAAPELPPGRRILVPGQVEDDASILTGTSGVRTNAALLAAARAANPDAVILYKPHPDVEAGLRKGATDAGHADLVLHNADPMALLGQVDAVWTMTSLLGFEALLRRVPVVTLGAPFYAGWGLTEDHGDVPPRRRARVTLEGLVHAALIDYPRYRDPVSGLSCPVEVVVERLATGHMPRAGLDNRLLSKLQGVFASQNHLWRR; the protein is encoded by the coding sequence ATGTCCGGCCATTCCCTACGGCTTGGCCTGCCCGGCCCCGGCGATGCCGTGGCAGTGTGGGGCAACTCCCCCACCGCGCATCGCGGGCTGGCCGTGGCGGCAAAGCGCGACGTGCCGGTGATCCGGGTCGAGGACGCGTGGCTGCGCTCGCTCCATCCGGGGCGCGCGGGCGAGCCGCCCTTGGGCCTGCTGATCGACAGTCGGGGCGCGCATTTCGACCCTGCCCAGCCCTCGGACCTTGAAGAGCTTCTTGCCCATCACCCGCTCGACGACACCGCGCTCTTGAACCGTGCGCGGGGCGGCATGGCGCAGTTGGCCGAAGCGCATCTAACCAAATACGCAGGTTTTGACGCGGACACGCCCGCGCCCGATCCCGGCTATGTGCTTGTGATCGACCAGACACGCGGCGATGCCTCCGTGACCGCCTCAGGGGCGGATCGGGGGCGGTTTCTGGAGATGCTCGTTTTCGCGCAGGAAGAACACCCCGGCGCGCGGGTCATCATAAAGAGCCATCCCGAAACGGCACAGGGCTACCGCGCCGGGCATTACGGCCCCGAGGATACCAACGACCGCATCACCCTGCTGACCGATCCTGTCAGCCCTTGGACGCTGTTCGAAGGGGCGGTTGGCGTCTATACCGTTTCCTCGCAAATGGGGTTCGAGGCGATTTTCGCAGGCCACAAGCCGCGCGTTTTTGGCCAGCCTTTCTACGCCGGATGGGGTCTGACGGAGGATGAAATCCCCGTCCAACGCCGCCAGCGCCGCCTCACCCGCGCGCAGCTTTTTGCAGCGGCGATGATCCTTTACCCCACATGGTACGATCCCTATCGCGACCGGCTGGGCAGCTTTGAGACCGCTGTTACGTCCCTCGCCGCGCAGGCCCGCGCATGGCGCGAGGATCATGCCGGCTGGGACGCTTGGGGCATGCGCCTGTGGAAGCGCCGCCCGTTGCAGCAGTTCTTCGGCCAGCCGACCCCAATCCGCTTTCGCAAAGGCCCGCCGGAGGCGCCTGCGCCCCCCCGCCGCGCCATGGTCTGGGCCAGCAAGGCTGACACCGCGCCAAGGGATGCCTTCCAGGTGGAGGATGGGTTTCTGCGCTCACGCGGCCTCGGCGCCGAACTGGTGCCGCCTTTGTCGTTGGTCTGCGATAATCTGGGAATCTACTACGATCCCGAAGGGCCAAGCCGCTTGGAAAAATGGATCGAAAAACGCGCTGTCCTTCGCTCTGATCAACATGTCCGCGCCCGCGCGCTGATTGAAACGCTCACCGGGGCGGGCCTGAGCAAATACAACCTCGGCGGGGCCGCGCCCGAGCTGCCGCCAGGCCGCCGCATTTTGGTGCCGGGTCAGGTGGAGGATGACGCCTCGATCCTTACGGGCACAAGCGGGGTGCGCACCAACGCGGCTTTGCTCGCCGCCGCCCGCGCCGCCAACCCCGATGCGGTGATCCTCTATAAACCTCACCCGGATGTCGAAGCCGGGCTGCGCAAAGGCGCGACCGACGCAGGACATGCCGATCTGGTCCTGCACAATGCCGATCCCATGGCGCTGCTGGGCCAAGTCGATGCGGTCTGGACCATGACCTCGCTTCTGGGGTTTGAGGCTCTGCTGCGCCGCGTGCCGGTCGTGACCTTGGGCGCGCCCTTCTACGCAGGTTGGGGCCTGACCGAAGACCACGGCGACGTTCCGCCCCGCCGCCGCGCGCGGGTTACGCTGGAGGGGTTGGTACATGCCGCGCTCATCGACTACCCGCGCTACCGCGATCCCGTCAGCGGCTTGTCCTGTCCGGTCGAAGTCGTGGTCGAACGGCTCGCCACCGGGCATATGCCCCGCGCCGGGCTGGACAATCGGCTGCTGTCGAAACTCCAAGGGGTCTTTGCCAGCCAGAACCATCTTTGGCGGCGGTAG